Genomic DNA from Spirochaeta cellobiosiphila DSM 17781:
AACCTTAATATATTACTTCAAGCGACAGACAATTCTATCCTCGTGAAAAACATGAAAGTCGATAACTATGCCGGTTATGGTTTTATCCTGGATATTACAGGAACTTTTATCTATCACCCTGATACAGCCTATATAGGTAAGAACATTGAGGAACTTAAGCTACCCCAAAAAGTTGTTGGAGAAACCTCTTCTGAATTCTATTATAAGTTGGACAATACATCAAAATTTCTTGCCTTTCGTCGGGGTGGAGGTTATTACTTTGGTGTAAGTGTAGATGTAGAGCCCTATTATGAAGAGTTAAACCATACTCTAATATTTGAAGTAATTTTTAGTGCTATATGTATGATTATTCTAGGACTTACCAGTACAATTATTGTTCATATAAACGTTCTTAAACCTTTAAAAATGATTCGATCAAAAGTATGGGAAATATCTGATGGGGAGGGAGACCTAACTCATAGACTTCCCAAACGTAGTGATGATGAGTTAGGAGATTTAGCCAAAGGTTTTAATACCTTCATGGGAACTCTAGCTGAAATAATTACAGAAATAAAAGAATCTTCCAAACAAACAGGATTCATAAGAGATGGACTTACTGCCAGTAGTGAGGAAACAGCTGCAACGATTGCAGAGATAACAGCCAATATAGGGTCTATAAAAGGACAAATCGAGTTTTTAGACAAGCATATTGGATCTACCACAGAAAAAGTTCAATCTATCCGATCAGAAGTGGATGTATTGGGAGCGGAAATAGAGAATCAAACAGCCTCTACAGAACAAGCCAGTGCTTCTATTAATGAGATGGTTTCCAGCCTTTCAAATGTTGCTAATATTACTGCAGTCAAAAAGAAAGCCACAGAAAAACTTAATATGACTACCCAAGAGGGAGGTAGTAAGCTCGAAGAAATGATTACTATGGTTCGTGAGATCCATAGAAACCTGGGATCCATTTCAGATATGGTAGGTCTTATCAATTCTATTGCTGCCCAAACAAATCTTTTAGCCATGAATGCTGCCATTGAAGCTGCACATGCGGGAGATGCAGGAAGGGGTTTTGCAGTTGTAGCCGACGAAATTCGTAAATTAGCAGAAAATTCTGGTAAAAATGCCAAAAGTATATCCAAAGAACTAAAGGAAATCGCAAGTCGTATCGAAGTCGCTGCAACAACCAGTGATTCAACACGTGTAGCGTTTGATGAGATACAAAAAGAAGTTCATGGAGTAGATCAAGCCTTAAGCGAAATTTCATCAGCAACAGAAGAATTAAATGTTGGTGGTAAAGAAATACTAAATGCCATGATTACCTTGGCTGAAGTTAGTGATAAAGTGAAAACAGCTTCTCACATTATAGTAGATGACACAAAAACAATAGGTTCAGCAATGACTGACATAAGCCGTATTTCTAGTGAAGTAAGTGGATCCATGGATGAAATTCAAGCGGGATCCTCTGAGATAAAAAGCGGAGTTAATCACCTTAATAATTTATCCCAGAATCTCAATGAGACCACTTCAACATTAGAATCTCACGTAGGACAATTCAGAACTGAAACTAAAGACACTGACAAGGAGACACCTCACGGTGAAGTCTTTAAACCTGATGAGGAAGAACTTCCTTCAGAGAATGATTTTGAAGATGAAACTGGAGTAACCAGCGAAGACGATCAATGACACCACATTCATTTCAAAAGAAAAGAGCTGTTGCAAAAACTTTGTAGCAGTTCTTTTTTTTCCTCTAATGAATGATCCTTTTAAAAAGAGTGAGTGGGGACCACTGACTAATTATTTTAAATTATTTACATCAAGTAACATAGCCCCAGAGGAAAACTCAGTATATTTCTTAAATTCTGCAAAAGACAAGAATTATTCTTGAACATATATTTTATTAAACATTCATTAATCAGTCATAGAATTGTTAAAAACAATAACTATACTATAATAATAGAGGTACATAAATGAAAAATAAAAGAAAGCATCATAACCTAACCAAAAGGTTTGTCTTAATAATAGGCCTACTTTTTATTTTGATGTTTGTCATACAAAACTTTCTTTCGATAAAAAGTGTACAGCAATCTACAACAAAAGATTACCAGAGTTTTAGTAATGCAATTTTGCAAGCCAATGCCACCAACCTAACTACCAATAATAGTAAGTACACACAGCAAGTTCGTATTTATACAAAAGACAGTATTATGGATACACACGATCCTGAACAAATTATTGCCTGGTTGAAAACACAAGAAGGAATACGAAGTGGCGACTTTACCTATGCCATGTATATTGATCCTGATGGAGTCGCCCATAGTGATACTGGAGCCACAGAAAATGTTGCGAACCAGGCTTTCTTTAAAGAAATGTTCATTAATGGTGCAAATCAATATATTGGTGATCCTATTATGTCTTCTATATCAAACTCAATGATCATTCCCATCACAAAAGGAATGTTTAAGGGAAATGGAGATGGCTTCATGGCTGTAGCTCTGCCCCTGGAATCCATACAAAAGAAAGTAGATGGTATATCTGTAGGTGCCAAGGGTTATGCCTTTTTACTTGCTGGAGATGGAACAGTACTATCTCATCCCGATAAATCTTTTGTACTAAAAAAGAACTTTGTTACAATGAGTGATAAAGAATATAAAGGGTTATCTAAGGTAGCCAAAGACATGATTGCAGGGAACTCAAATACAGAATGGATAAATGATGGATCTCGTGGTCGTAGTTTTATTACCTATATCCCCATCAATAAAACCCCTTGGTCTCTTGCCTTAGTTATTCCTGAGAATCAAGTATATAAGACAGCTTCAAATTTACAGATTAATATAATCTTTATTAGTGTCATCATTGTTCTTATACTCCTCATTGTCTCTGGATTTTTAATTCAATCATCACTAAAACCTTTAAAGAACGTTGAAAAGACTATTCACGGTATTGCAACAGGAAATGCAGACCTCACCCAGAGAATTGAAGTTAAGAGCCGCAATGAAATAGGTTCTGTCACATCAGGATTTAATAGCTTTGTAGAGAAGCTCCAAACTATTATGCAAGAAGTGAAATCATCAAAGGATCAGCTTTCAGAAGCAGGAAGTGAACTTGACATTAGTACAAAAGAAACATCCTCTTCTATTACTGATATTATTCAAAGTATTAATAGTATCAGCAAACAAATCGCCTCCCAGGCCACTGGTGTTGATAGTACAGCTGGTGCTGTTAGGAAGATAGCCGAAAATATTACTACCCTCGAAAAGATGATAGAAAATCAGTCTGCTGGTGTTACAGAAGCCTCTGCTGCTGTTGAAGAAATGATTGGGAATATCACAGGAGTCAATGGTTCTGTCGAAAAGATGGCCCTATCCTTTGAAGAACTAGAAGAGAAAGCCAAGAGCGGGATTGAAAAACAAGAAAGTGTTAATGAACGAATTGGTCAGATAGAAAATCAGTCACAAATGCTTCAAGAAGCTAACACAGCCATTGCAAACATTGCCAGTCAAACGAACCTATTAGCCATGAATGCGGCCATTGAAGCTGCCCATGCTGGTGATGCAGGAAAGGGTTTTAGTGTTGTCGCAGATGAGATTCGCAAATTATCTGAAACATCAACTATCCAATCTAAAACCATTGGAGAACAGTTAAATAAGATTCGTGATTCCATTGGTACCGTTGTTGATGCTTCTGCCGAATCCAGTGAAACTTTTAATGCCGTTGCAGAAAGTATCCGTTTAACAGATCAGCTAGTCCGTCAAATCAAAAATGCCATGGAAGAACAACAACAAGGATCTAAACAGATCAGTATCTCCCTATCCAGTATGAATGACAGTACTTCCGAAGTATACTCTGCATCTGCTGATATGTCGAAAAACAATAGTGAAATATTAGAAGAGATAAAACGCCTTCAACAAGCTACAGACATTATGCAAGAAACCATGACTAGTATGTCTTCCGGTGCCAGTCAAATAAGTCAAACCGAATCATCCCTAATTGAAATTGTTTCTAAAATGAAGGAAGCCATTGATAGAATAGGAAATCAAATAGACCAGTTCCATGTATAGAATAAAAGCTATTGAACGTAGTCATAAACTAGTTCAATAGCTTTTTTTATATGAGATTAGAGAGCTCTACCAATAACTCGATTTAATCTTGTTACAAACCCAGTTGGATCTTTAAGTTCTGCTCCTTCTGCAAGGAATGCTTGATCTAATAGGAGATTGGCTACATCAGTAATAAACTCTTTATCTTTTGAATCTTTTATCTTTAATACAATGTCATGATTAGGATTTATCTCCAGGATAGGCTTGATTTCTCCCATTCCCATTGATTGGCCCATAGCCTTCATCATTTGTTGCATTTGAAGACTAGGATCATTTGCATCCATTATTATACAAGAAGGACTATCAGTTAATCTGTTTGAGGCTACAACATCCTTTACTCTTTCACCAAGGGCGTCTTTAACCTGTTTGATAAAAGGTTCAACTTCTTTTTCCTTCTCTTTGTCTTCTTCAGTTTTAAGATCTTCTGCCGCATCAGACTTGTTAATAGCTTTAAGGTCAATTTCATTGTATTTACCAATAGAAGGAATAACAATGTCATCGATGTCATCATTCATGATAAGAACTTCTAAGCCTTTTTTCTTATAAGCCTCTAGAAGGGGAGACTTTCTTAATACCTCTTCCTTATCACCAGTTATGTAATAAATAGCTTTTTGGTCTTCTGGCATTCTATCTTTATAAGAAGCTAAGCTTGTATAACCTTCTACAGAAGTAGATTTGAATCTAACAAGTTCAAGAAGAGTATCTCTGTTAGCATAATCAGAATAAAGACCTTCTTTAAGAGGTCTATTGAACTCTTGGATGAACTCATCGTACTTCTTTTCATCTTTTTCTGATAAGTTCTTTAGTTCACTGAGAACTTTTTTGACAGAAGCATTCTTTATACTTGCAAGAACTTTGTTCTGTTGAAGAATTTCACGACTCACATTCAATGGAAGATCTTCTGAATCAATGACCCCTCTAAGGAATCTAAGGTAAGTGGGCATTAATTCTTTTTCATCATCTGTGATAAATACTCTTTTTACGTAAAGCTTTACCCCAGGTTTATAGTCAGCTTGATATAAGTCAAAGGGGGCCTTCTTGGGAATAAAGAATAATGTTGTATATTCTAGTGTTCCTTCAGCCTTGGTATGAATGTGTAAAAGAGGATCTTCCCAATCCATTCCAAATGTTTTGTAAAACTCATTATAATCTTCGTCCTTTAATTCGGACTTTGATTTTTTCCATAGGGCAGAGGCATTATTGATCTGTTCATTTTTATGAACTTTCTTTTCTTTTCTATCATCGCCCTCACCTTCCCATTCAGTGTCTTCATAATCAAGAAAAATAGGGAATGCTATGTGATTTGAGTATTTTTTTACAAGGTCCTTTAGTTTCCATGCAGAAGCATACTCTTTGCCTGCTTCATTAACAAAAAGAGTAATCTCTGTTCCTTGTTCGTCCTTTTCTGCATCAGCAAGATCATATCCAGTTTTCCCATCTGATATCCATTTACAGGCCTTGTCTTCTCCTGCCTTCTTACTAACAACTTCAATTTTGTCAGCAACCATGAAGGCTGAATAAAAACCGACACCAAATTGACCAATCAAATTAGAATCCTTTTTGGCGTCACCAGAAATGTTTTTTAGAAAGTTCTTAGTGCCAGAACGGGCAATTGTTCCAAGATTTTCAACAAGATCTTCTTGATTCATTCCAATCCCGTTATCAATAAATGTGATGGTACCAGCCTTTTCATCTAGCTTAATAGTGATCCTTGGATCGAATTTAAGTGATTTAAATTCATCATCAGTCAGATTCAGGTACTTCAACTTATCCAAGGCATCTGAAGCATTAGATACAATCTCTCGTACAAATATCTCTGAATGAGAATAGAGAGAATGGATAATAAGATGTAGAAGCTGGCTTACCTCAGTCTGAAAGGTATGTTGGGACATTTCACTTCTCCTATTTGTTTAAAATGTAGAATTTTGTGAAAATATAATGTTTTTTTTGACACCGGGCAAGCCAAAACAACTTGCTATAAAAGGGATAAACTGGATAATCTAAGTATATTATGTTAGACCCTGACCCTCTACCGAATAGGATGAAACAATGGCCACAAGTATAGGTATTCTCATAATACTGATTCTTGTATCTGCCATGTTCTCATCCAGCGAAACTGCTTACACTAGTCTGACACCTGTCCAGATCAGAAGATTAGAGCAAAAACATGGAAGAAGAGGCAAAAATATTGCCAAATTAACCAATCGGCCGGATGTGTTAATCACTACAATACTTGTAGGCAATAATTTAGCGAATATCGGAGCCTCAGCTATTGCCACAGAATTAACCATTCGTGTATTTGGTAATGCCTTTATTGGAGCCATGACAGGAGTATTAACTCTGATAATGCTTATCTTTGCAGAAGTAACACCAAAACAATTAGCTATTTATTACAACGAGCAATTAAGCTTACTCATGGAACCTATTATTGGCTTTCTCTGTTGGGTATTCCGACCCATTACATGGATTATTAGCCTGTTTAGTAACATTCTTGTTAAGATAGTAGGAGGCAAGAAAAAAAGAACCTTAACTCTAGAAGGATTACTACAAATGGTTAATCTGGCTGAAAACCTAGGTGTTGTCAAAACCCATGAAGAAGAAATGGTACGTAATGTATTTCGGATGAACCAAACACCAGTATCGGTTGTCATGACACACAGAACAGAGGTTTTTAGCCTGGAAGAAAACCTGAAAGTAAAGGATGTTGTTGATCAGGTACTGAATGAAGGCTTTAGCCGTATCCCCTTATACAATAAAGATCCCGAAGAAATAACAGGAGTTTTACTTAGTAAGGATCTCATGGAATCCTTTGCTTCAGGAGATACAGACATATCTTTAAGAGAATTAGCCGTTCCTCCTATTTTTGTTCCATTAACAAAGAAAGTTAATCAACTATTTTATCAATTCAGAAAAGAGAAGCTAAACATTGCTGTTGTCTTAGATGAATACGGTGGTTTGGCCGGTATCGCCAGTCGAGAAGATTTAATTGAAGAAATCATGGGTGAACTCTATGATGAAGATGAAGTAGCAGAAAAGGATAAAATTCACAATATAAAACACAATGTTTATAGAATTATGGGGGATACTCCATTCTATCAACTAGAAGATAAACTAAACCTCAAACTACCACATAGTAAGACTATTCAAACCTTAGGAGGTTTTATTATTGAACAGTTAGGGCGAATTCCGCAGAGGAATGAAGTTCTTATGACAACGCGGGGTAAATTCGTTGTAGAATCCATTTATCGTAACCGTGTAAAATCAGTTAAATTTTTCCCTAGAATTTATGATTTGGAAAATGACAAATCAATTGATAAATAATCTAAACGCTGGGATCCTCGGATACCAGCGTTAATTTAAGTTCTATTGAAAAGAACCTAATAAGTCAAAATCAATGATACCTTTATCCATCCACTTAACAGAAGAGCCATCGCCTAATTTGCTGACTATTGTTGGTTCAGAGATAATACCATCAAGGTGAATGAGTGCTGGGGCATCGTTGTCATAATTACTTCCAATGGCAATATGACAGGTACGGTAAGCCTTTTCATCGACCAACATATTACCTATAACCTTAGCTTGTGGATTCAAGCCTATGCCTAATTCACCTAAATGACGGGCATTTTGCGCATAGTATTCAGCTTGTCCAGTAGGAACCTTACCTTCTTTTTCCCATTCATAGGCCTGTTTGGCCCCTATTTGAAGACTCTTTTCTAGTCGCTTTGCTTCTTCAGCACCTACTACATCAGTGACAAAACCCTTCTCAACTTTGCATATAATGGGTGTATCTATTACGATGTCACCATCATAAGCACTAATCGAACCATTAAAGGCAATCTGACCTTGGGAAGTTCCATTTTCGGGACTAATAAAGGCTTCACCAGCAGGAAGGTTCCCTCCTTTTCCAGAGAGAGAGAAGTTACCATCATCCAGGAAGGCAATTCTTTCCTTTAATCCCATTTCTAAATCAGTTCCTAATGGGCTAGTTATATGTACAAACGTTGAAGAATCTAGAACTTTTTTGACAAGAGAGGCTTCTTTTCTTAGTCGATGGTAATCGATAGGAACTGATTTACTGAAGATCTCTGTTGTTATACCGGGACTCCAAAAACTTCTCGTCTTATGAATTCCGTACATAAGGTGGTGATAGATATGCTTTTGTTCCTTACCATCAACAACATAGGGATGCTCCATAGCCTCTTTATCTTTTCCCATCTTACCTTCACTCATGGATATAACCACATCAGGTTCTGACTTAAGAGCTCCAATAACGGCTTTATCTGTAAAGTCCAGTTGAGACTTTACCGGTTGAACAATAAGAACAGGATTTACTTGTTTTTTGATAGCGGCATCATAAAGGGCTTCTGAGATTCTCATCACATCTTGACAGGGATTAGTGACAATCAATAATGACTCTCCAGATCTCATAG
This window encodes:
- a CDS encoding methyl-accepting chemotaxis protein, whose product is MAKSIQQKIMLPTLVFIGATFIGLFLFNYISQRRVIRLGMESKVENVLFDFYNRAISTAKQNEFATDMQNKAYNNLIYKLREEVEKKVISNRNLETAIQLMDVFALSYVNSDGTIQYSSYDDYVGKKLSEDPNRKTYLAGLNRKGYTYSSSIFDDDGIKKDYVVSNSEGNGLIILTIRPENLNILLQATDNSILVKNMKVDNYAGYGFILDITGTFIYHPDTAYIGKNIEELKLPQKVVGETSSEFYYKLDNTSKFLAFRRGGGYYFGVSVDVEPYYEELNHTLIFEVIFSAICMIILGLTSTIIVHINVLKPLKMIRSKVWEISDGEGDLTHRLPKRSDDELGDLAKGFNTFMGTLAEIITEIKESSKQTGFIRDGLTASSEETAATIAEITANIGSIKGQIEFLDKHIGSTTEKVQSIRSEVDVLGAEIENQTASTEQASASINEMVSSLSNVANITAVKKKATEKLNMTTQEGGSKLEEMITMVREIHRNLGSISDMVGLINSIAAQTNLLAMNAAIEAAHAGDAGRGFAVVADEIRKLAENSGKNAKSISKELKEIASRIEVAATTSDSTRVAFDEIQKEVHGVDQALSEISSATEELNVGGKEILNAMITLAEVSDKVKTASHIIVDDTKTIGSAMTDISRISSEVSGSMDEIQAGSSEIKSGVNHLNNLSQNLNETTSTLESHVGQFRTETKDTDKETPHGEVFKPDEEELPSENDFEDETGVTSEDDQ
- a CDS encoding methyl-accepting chemotaxis protein, with the translated sequence MKNKRKHHNLTKRFVLIIGLLFILMFVIQNFLSIKSVQQSTTKDYQSFSNAILQANATNLTTNNSKYTQQVRIYTKDSIMDTHDPEQIIAWLKTQEGIRSGDFTYAMYIDPDGVAHSDTGATENVANQAFFKEMFINGANQYIGDPIMSSISNSMIIPITKGMFKGNGDGFMAVALPLESIQKKVDGISVGAKGYAFLLAGDGTVLSHPDKSFVLKKNFVTMSDKEYKGLSKVAKDMIAGNSNTEWINDGSRGRSFITYIPINKTPWSLALVIPENQVYKTASNLQINIIFISVIIVLILLIVSGFLIQSSLKPLKNVEKTIHGIATGNADLTQRIEVKSRNEIGSVTSGFNSFVEKLQTIMQEVKSSKDQLSEAGSELDISTKETSSSITDIIQSINSISKQIASQATGVDSTAGAVRKIAENITTLEKMIENQSAGVTEASAAVEEMIGNITGVNGSVEKMALSFEELEEKAKSGIEKQESVNERIGQIENQSQMLQEANTAIANIASQTNLLAMNAAIEAAHAGDAGKGFSVVADEIRKLSETSTIQSKTIGEQLNKIRDSIGTVVDASAESSETFNAVAESIRLTDQLVRQIKNAMEEQQQGSKQISISLSSMNDSTSEVYSASADMSKNNSEILEEIKRLQQATDIMQETMTSMSSGASQISQTESSLIEIVSKMKEAIDRIGNQIDQFHV
- the htpG gene encoding molecular chaperone HtpG; its protein translation is MSQHTFQTEVSQLLHLIIHSLYSHSEIFVREIVSNASDALDKLKYLNLTDDEFKSLKFDPRITIKLDEKAGTITFIDNGIGMNQEDLVENLGTIARSGTKNFLKNISGDAKKDSNLIGQFGVGFYSAFMVADKIEVVSKKAGEDKACKWISDGKTGYDLADAEKDEQGTEITLFVNEAGKEYASAWKLKDLVKKYSNHIAFPIFLDYEDTEWEGEGDDRKEKKVHKNEQINNASALWKKSKSELKDEDYNEFYKTFGMDWEDPLLHIHTKAEGTLEYTTLFFIPKKAPFDLYQADYKPGVKLYVKRVFITDDEKELMPTYLRFLRGVIDSEDLPLNVSREILQQNKVLASIKNASVKKVLSELKNLSEKDEKKYDEFIQEFNRPLKEGLYSDYANRDTLLELVRFKSTSVEGYTSLASYKDRMPEDQKAIYYITGDKEEVLRKSPLLEAYKKKGLEVLIMNDDIDDIVIPSIGKYNEIDLKAINKSDAAEDLKTEEDKEKEKEVEPFIKQVKDALGERVKDVVASNRLTDSPSCIIMDANDPSLQMQQMMKAMGQSMGMGEIKPILEINPNHDIVLKIKDSKDKEFITDVANLLLDQAFLAEGAELKDPTGFVTRLNRVIGRAL
- a CDS encoding hemolysin family protein; translation: MATSIGILIILILVSAMFSSSETAYTSLTPVQIRRLEQKHGRRGKNIAKLTNRPDVLITTILVGNNLANIGASAIATELTIRVFGNAFIGAMTGVLTLIMLIFAEVTPKQLAIYYNEQLSLLMEPIIGFLCWVFRPITWIISLFSNILVKIVGGKKKRTLTLEGLLQMVNLAENLGVVKTHEEEMVRNVFRMNQTPVSVVMTHRTEVFSLEENLKVKDVVDQVLNEGFSRIPLYNKDPEEITGVLLSKDLMESFASGDTDISLRELAVPPIFVPLTKKVNQLFYQFRKEKLNIAVVLDEYGGLAGIASREDLIEEIMGELYDEDEVAEKDKIHNIKHNVYRIMGDTPFYQLEDKLNLKLPHSKTIQTLGGFIIEQLGRIPQRNEVLMTTRGKFVVESIYRNRVKSVKFFPRIYDLENDKSIDK
- a CDS encoding aminopeptidase, which produces MNTFNQWNQFDPDTQKAAEVAITEVLAMRSGESLLIVTNPCQDVMRISEALYDAAIKKQVNPVLIVQPVKSQLDFTDKAVIGALKSEPDVVISMSEGKMGKDKEAMEHPYVVDGKEQKHIYHHLMYGIHKTRSFWSPGITTEIFSKSVPIDYHRLRKEASLVKKVLDSSTFVHITSPLGTDLEMGLKERIAFLDDGNFSLSGKGGNLPAGEAFISPENGTSQGQIAFNGSISAYDGDIVIDTPIICKVEKGFVTDVVGAEEAKRLEKSLQIGAKQAYEWEKEGKVPTGQAEYYAQNARHLGELGIGLNPQAKVIGNMLVDEKAYRTCHIAIGSNYDNDAPALIHLDGIISEPTIVSKLGDGSSVKWMDKGIIDFDLLGSFQ